A window of Juglans regia cultivar Chandler chromosome 7, Walnut 2.0, whole genome shotgun sequence contains these coding sequences:
- the LOC109011346 gene encoding uncharacterized protein SYNPCC7002_A1590-like: MAIGSYCYCNAGWSPPSYPGANTGRSLCLRHGQLGFASPAEKSPRPSLRILANSTQRARFVARRRESILVRQLQRPLIEYMSLPASQYSVLDAERIERVDENTFRCYVYSIKFFAFEVCPVLLVRVEEQPNGCCIRLLSCKLEGSPIVAAQNDKFDASMVNRISCGSNHINSLAQRLTSDTVIEVSIEIPFAFRVIPVQAIESTGTQVLEQILRLMLPRFMAQLVKDYQAWASGDTSRQPLGTGQI; encoded by the exons ATGGCTATAGGCTCCTACTGTTATTGTAATGCTGGATGGAGTCCCCCTTCATATCCAGGCGCGAACACTGGTAGATCTCTCTGCCTCAGGCATGGTCAGTTGGGTTTTGCTTCGCCAGCTGAGAAATCTCCCAGACCCTCGCTTCGCATCTTGGCGAATTCAACACAGAGAGCCCGATTTGTTGCTCGGCGTAGAGAGTCCATTTTGGTTCGGCAACTCCAACGGCCACTAA TTGAGTATATGAGCTTGCCGGCGAGTCAGTACTCGGTGCTGGATGCAGAACGGATCGAGAGGGTGGATGAAAACACGTTTAGGTGTTATGTATATAGTATTAAGTTCTTTGCGTTTGAGGTTTGCCCTGTTTTGCTTGTCAGAGTGGAAGAGCAGCCCAATGGGTGTTGCATTAGGCTCTTGTCATGCAAG CTCGAGGGTTCGCCGATTGTTGCTGCACAGAATGACAAATTTGACG CTTCTATGGTGAACCGAATATCATGTGGGAGCAACCATATCAACTCATTGGCTCAACGACTGACCTCAGATACTGTGATTGAG GTTAGCATTGAGATTCCTTTTGCATTTCGTGTAATTCCGGTGCAAGCGATTGAATCAACTGGCACCCAAGTTCTCGAGCAAATACTAAGGCTTATGCTACCCAGGTTTATGGCACAG CTTGTGAAGGACTATCAAGCATGGGCATCTGGTGATACCTCTAGGCAGCCTCTTGGGACAGGTCAGATTTGA